In Bacillus thuringiensis, the DNA window ATCAATTATCCCTTCATACATTACTATTAGCTAGTATAAATGTATGGGGGGATTTACGTGAATAATGGTTACTCACCTATGTCTTCTAATCAACAAAATGTTTCTGTAGAGCATGATATTATTATGCGTGGCAGGCGTGTAATTGATATTACCGGTGTAAAGCAGGTAGAGAGTTTTGATAGCGAGGAGTTTTTACTTGAGACCGTAATGGGTTTTTTAACAATTCGTGGTCAAAATTTGCAAATGAAAAATTTAGATGTAGAAAAAGGTGTTGTATCGATTAAAGGGAAAGTTCATGAGATGCTGTATATTGATGAGAACCAAGGGGAGAAAACTAAAGGATTCTTTAGTAAGTTGTTTAAATGAGCCTAACAATTCAGTTGTATACGATGCTCTCAATGATCGGAATGGGTGCTTGGATTGGAGCGTCTTTAGATACATACCAACGATTTTTAAAGCGGCAAGAACGTAAACGTTGGCTTGTATTTATACATGATATACTATTTTGGATTGTCCAAGCATTATTCGTTTTTTATGTATTGCTTCTTGTAAACGAAGCTGAACTACGTATATATGTATTTTTGGCATTATTATGTGGTTTTGCGGCATATCAAAGCTTATTGAAAGCAATATACATGAGACTGTTAAATTTTCTCATCTATATTTTTATGCAAACAACACACTTTTTTGTTCAAATTATAAAGCTACTCATGATAAAACCTGTTATTATTATAGCGCAGCTATTTATTGCATTTATATTATTCTTATTTCGTATACTGCTTTCAA includes these proteins:
- the yabP gene encoding sporulation protein YabP; translated protein: MNNGYSPMSSNQQNVSVEHDIIMRGRRVIDITGVKQVESFDSEEFLLETVMGFLTIRGQNLQMKNLDVEKGVVSIKGKVHEMLYIDENQGEKTKGFFSKLFK
- the yabQ gene encoding spore cortex biosynthesis protein YabQ is translated as MSLTIQLYTMLSMIGMGAWIGASLDTYQRFLKRQERKRWLVFIHDILFWIVQALFVFYVLLLVNEAELRIYVFLALLCGFAAYQSLLKAIYMRLLNFLIYIFMQTTHFFVQIIKLLMIKPVIIIAQLFIAFILFLFRILLSIGHVLWKMVIWILLFIWKVFFWPVRFIASLIWKLLPNRVKLFIMKHVGFLQYIAKLKGHIFQLWERIKKKLGGPRK